The DNA window GATCGCGTGGGAGAGCGGATTTCCCGAGGTTTCAACCTCGTGCTGGTCGTATATGAATCTGTGCGGCATTTGAGTGGCCTGTATGGAGTTGAGCATTACGCTAATGTCTCCGCTTGTCGGGTTCTTCATTCCAACCGGTATATCAAGTCCGCTCGCTGTAATCCTGTGCTGCTGATTCTCCACCGAGCGCGCACCTACTGCTACGTAGCTTAGAAGGTCGCATACGTACGGATCATTGTTGGGGTAGAGCATCTCGTCTGCACCCGAAAGTCCTGTTTCACTCATTATTCTTATATGGAGCTTTCTTATGGCTTTTATGCCCTCGAGTACGTTAGGCTCCTCGCTGAGGTCTGGCTGGTGCATCATGCCCTTGTAGCCCTCTCCTGTCGTCCTGGGCTTGTTTGTGTATATCCTCGGCACTATTACAATCTTGTCAGCAACCTTCTCCTGTATCTCAGCAAGCTTTAGAACATATTCGCATACGGTGTCATCGACATCAGCAGAGCAGGGCCCTATTACAAGCAGAAACTTGTCGCTTTCTCCTGTGAATATCTTTTTTATCCTAGCGTCCCTTCCAGCCTTTATCTGCGCCAGCTTGCTCTCAAGCGGTATCATGGCCTTTATTTCGTCCGCGGTCGGTATTTTTGCAATGTATTTGAAGCTCATCTGAAGTCCTCCTGTTTTTCTGTTTTTTGTAAGTGTCGTTCTGTTCTTGAACGGTTAAAGCTTTCTCTGCTCGTGGAGCTTGCCAAGGAAGTAAGGCATCTGGACACGCCACCATGGCCAGTCATGGTTGACGTCATGTCCCCAGTAGTCTATCCATGCCGGTATGCCCTTAGCACTCAGTACAGCTTCCAGTGCCCTTGTGTCCCTGACTGAATCCTCCTCCCAGTCGCCTTGCCCCGTGCATATTATTATGTTTCCTCGCCCATAGGCCTCTAGATAGCGGTGGTCTGTCATGTTAAACAGATAGTCCACCGGCGAGTTGAGATAGACGTCTGTATCGCCCAGGCTTTCACCGACGAAATATCGTGCGTCGTATATGCCGCTCAGCGCTATGACTGTGTCGAACACGTCAGGATGGCGGAAATAGAAGTTGGCGCTGTGGTATGCGCCCATGCTGCAGCCCGTCGCAATCATTGGGCCTGAGTAAGCGGCATGCTCCCTTATGAAGGGCACAAGCTCCTCGATTATATACGAGTCATAGGCGTTATGCCTCCTTGCCCTGTCACCAGCCCAGGCCGCGTCGTTGAACCAGGTTTCATTGTCTATGCTGTCTGGCGTATAGACTCGAATAAGCCCCTTGTCAATAAAGGGCGCGCAGGCTTCAATCATGTCAAAGTCTTCATATTCGAAAAAACGCCCGCCTGAAGACGGAAATACTATCATTGGCTTTCCGGCGTGGCCGTAGCTTTTGAACTCCATCATGCGGTTCAGCTTGAAGCTGTAAAATTCGTGGTATTCAACATGCATCAGTGTGACTCCCCCTTTTTATATATGTTTATATGTGTTGTCAATACTAATCGCGTTGCATTATAAAGCGTGCCGCCTCCTTGAGAGGTTCCAGCTCCGGTGAGCGCAGTATAAATGCGTAGTCGCCTATGGCGGCGGCAAATATAGACGCTATGGATCCGTGGTGCACTGTAATGTTTCCGTATGCATTAAGTGACTCCTCGACTGAATGACTGTGAAGGATATTACTGCGCTCCTTGATACCGACATATGCGCAGTAGTAGGCTCTTTGAGTATTCATTTCGAGTTCCTTTCCTGCTACTAGTCTTGCATACTGCCTGTAGAGGTCTGAGTCGCTTGCAAAGTTGAACATGTCCATTGAAAGGCCTCCCGGAGGTCTCACATTGATCTCGAGCCCGACAAGCCTGCCGTCCTTTTGCCTGAAGAACTCTATGTGGAAAAACCTCTCCCTCAGCCCGAAGGCCTTGAGTGCGGAAAGCCCGTACGCCTTGAGGTCTTCTGGTATCTCCCTCTGGCTGTAATAGAACATGTCCAGGTCCTCGTTTACAGTCTCCATTACACCTTTGTCGAATACAAAGGACGACATGAACACCGGCTCGCCCTCCCGGTCTACCAGCCCGTCGAAGGTGTGGATTTCACCCTCTATGAACTCCTCCATGATGTATTCGGTGCTTGGCTTTGTTTCAAAGAAATGCGCAAGGTCCTCGTCGCTTCTCAGCTTGTAGGTGTTGGCGGCGCCTACACCGTTGTCCGGCTTTGCGCACACAGGGTAGCCTACCTCGGCTATGAGCGCCATGGCCGCTTCCATACTTTTTACTACCTTGCCCCTTGCCACAGGCACGCCTGCCTTCTTGAACGCCTCTTTCATCCTCGACTTGAACTTTATGTTTTCCATGTCGGCCGTCTTGAATCCAAAAACGTTGAAATCTGTCCTGAGCTTAGCGTCCTGCTCCAGCCAGTATTCGTTGTGCGACTCTATGCGGTCTATCTTGCCATGCCTGTGAGTGAAATATGCACAGGCCCTGAGCATCTGGTCGTAGTCCTCCATTTTGTCCACCCTGTAATATTCAGTCATCGCCCCTTTGAGCTCCGGGTCTATGCTGTCATAATGGTCTGACCCTATCCCAAGCACGTTTACGCCTTCGTCATGAAGGCGCATCGCGAAGTATTTGAAGTTGGACGGAAAGCTTGGTGAAACAAAAACGTAATTCATGAAAATCCCCCTCGATAGTATGAACATATTCCGCTTAATGCTGAATATGCTTCTTATCCTTATTTCTACCCATTTAGCTCATACTATAAATTTTTATATGTGGACACGCCGCCTGGATCTATCTCCCAAGGCCGTATATTATGTATGTCGCGATGGCCGCAGCCACAATGAGTGTCCAGTAAAGAAATGGCTTTTTAGATTTCGGCCTGTTTGGGGTGCGCATGCCTCCCGGCGAAGAATAGAAGTTTAAACTGCTGACCTTCCTGTTTCTATAATTTCGCTTACCCGAAAACAGGATATACACCTGTGCAACCACAAGCATGGCAATACAGGCAACGACCGTGTATATTACAGCAGGATACTGGCCTGAAAAGCCGCTTTCCGAAGTGTGCTTAATGTATATGCCAATGTACGCCCAGATTATCACAAGCCCGTAAGCTATGTCGCTGTTCCTTATTGCAGTTACGGCTCCAATGAGCATGCCGACTGCTATTATGATTATTGCCCAGGTCTGCTCCATCAGGCCAAAGCGGTTCCACTCAAGGCTTACAAGGAGCACCGTGGCGTTGGCTATTGTGGCCACGGTAATCCAGCCAAAGTACACGCTGAAGGGCAGCCTGACAAGGAACTTCTCACGAGTTGAAAGACTGGCGTTCCCTATGATGTGGTTGATAATCATAAGGCAGGCTAGCAGCGCTACCATGAGAAGCATCGAGAGCGGTATTAGATCATAATGCCATGAGAAAATCCATGCCGCATTTACCAGCGAAGAGACCGAGAACAGAATTCCAGTTTTACGCAAGAGTTCCCTGCTTTCTGCGCTTTCTCCGCCTCGAAACAGCCCGACATGATAGAGTGTATATCCCGCAAGCAGCAGGTATATGAGCCCCCAGATAGAGAATGTGAGGCCCGCCGGCGCGAAAAGATTCTGGTAAGAGTCCGATACCTCTCCGGTGTTGACTCCGTTGATTGGGAGTATGTTGGCCATGGCATTTACAGCTATCATAATAAGAAACGTGGCTGCCGTAGTGATTTTTATAACTGATGAGTTTCTATAGTGCATGAAATTCTCCTCCTCTGTGCAAAGCTGCATAATATATTGTTCATATATTACCCATTTGGCTGCATTTTATAATATATATTTGCACAAGCAAAAAGTCCCCGCCGTTTTAACGTGGCAGAGACTCTCTTTTTTTCTAGAGCATTTCAGCTATATCATATATAAGTTTTTCTGATTTTTTCCAGCCTATGCATGCGTCTGTTATTGATTTCCCCGGAACTGTCAGGTCGTCCTGTCTTCCGTCATGGAGATAGCTCTCTACCATGAGTCCTTTTATAAGCTTGTTGAGAGTAGGTGAATGCATTTTGCTCCATAGCACTTCCATTGCTATCCTCGGCTGCTCCTCATATCTCTTCATGGAGTTGGCGTGGCTCGTATCTATAACTAGCGCAGGGTTAAGCAGTGCTCTCTTGGCATAGTCCTCCGCCAAGTGATGAAGGTCTTCGTAGTGGTAGTTTGGAATGTTCTTGCCGTACTGATTGACAGCTCCTCTTAGTATTGCGTGTGCTAATGGATTACCGGAGGTCTCAACCTCATGCTGGTCGTATATGAATCTGTGAGGCATCTGGGTAGCCTGTATGGAATTGAGCATTACGCTTATGTCCCCGCTTGTCGGATTCTTCATACCAGCCGGGATATCGAATCCGCTCGCTGTAAGTCTGTGCTGCTGGTTTTCCACTGAGCGCGCTCCTACTGCTACGTAGCTTAGAAGGTCGCAAACGTACGGGTAGTTGTTTGGGTAAAGCATCTCGTCCGCACCCGGAAGGCCGGTTTCCCTTATAACTCTTATATGCAGATTTCTTATCGCCTTTATTCCCTCAATGACGTTCGGCTCCTCGTTGAGATTAGGCTGGTGCATCATTCCCTTGTAGCCCTCTCCAGTAGTCCTTGGCTTGTTTGTATATATCCTCGGCACTATTACAATCTTGTCCTTTACCTTTTCCTGAACCTCTGCAAGCCTTGACACGTACTCGCACACAGTATCGTCAAGATCCGCGGAGCATGGTCCTATTACTAGTAGGAACTTGTCACTTTCCCCTGTGAATATCTGCTTTATCTGAGTATCCCTTTTGGCCTTCAGCTGAGCAAGTTTGCTCTCAAGCGGTATCAATGCCTTTATCTCATCCGCAGTCGGTACTTTTGCAATATACTTGAAGCTCATTTATTAACCCCCATTTTGTCTGTTTTATTCATTATAATTCATTCAGAAAATTCTGTAAAATATATATTTTTATCCTAATGCCATTGCAGCTACGCCAGAAGACTCTCCAGGCCTCCCGAAGCTACAAACAGCAGGCTACCGGGCGCCAAGTCTATCATGCGGATCATATGCTCGTATTTAGTTGGCATGCCCACAATGCTAAGGTCTGCTCTCTCCTCCTCTATATGGCGGTAGAAGTCTCCCGTAAAAACCTTGATTTGTGTGTTTCCCGGAAGCCTGGCTTCCTCTATGAATTTGGCTAGCTCTTCTTCAGCTTTTTCAATATGGCTCTTGTGGCCTACAACCCTGCAAAGCCTCAGCTCCGCTCCGAGATTGCCGACCATTTTTATGGCGCTGAGCACAGCCAGGTCATTATTGGGGCTTCTGTCCCTTAGCCAGATGTTGATAATCCGCTCCGAGCCCAGATTGTACTTTGGATGCAGCCATAGGCACATTACAGAAATCTTTATCTGCCGCAGGGCCTCCAGCAGCTCCTTCATCCTGACTCTTTTTTCTGCATCTTCGCTTACTGTCAAGAGAACTGCATTAGGCGGAAGGAAGTTGTTTTCAAGGCACTGAAGTGCTTGGACAAGCATCGTCCTGAATTCGTTTGACCTTACAAGTATCTTCTGCACAAACAGCCCCTCTTCCCTCAGGGGTTCGAGTGCCTCGTCTATCTGCTGCCTGCGCTTTTCATCCATTTTTGCTTCCGGATATACGGTCATATAGTAAAGGCGGCCTGAGCTGTACAGCAGGTTCCTTATGAAGCGCGATATCCGCCTGAAATCCTCCGGAGACTCCACAGGAACTGCCACAGCAGGCTTCCATAGCCTAGGATGGTATGGCGTTCTCATTATCTTCTGCGCCGCCCACTCGGTTATTGCCACAAATATGCTGCCCCTCACGTCTCCCCACGGCGATGTAAGGTTCTTCCGCTTAAGGAGTGAGTATATCCCTGTAACTATTGCCAGCGTAACTCCGGTAAACATAGGGTTTATCAGAAGCATTACGAGCAGGCAGCCTATAGTTCCTATAATTGGCACGAATATGGACATAGCCATTGTAGGCCTAAAGCTTATTATTCCCGTCCCCTGCTCAATGAGCACAACAAGATTGATCATAAGGTAGGTTGTCATAAAGAACATTGTAAGCAGCTGAGCCAGGCTGTCAAGACTTCCCATAAGTATAACCCCGAGTGATATTACAGATGAAAAGACAATAGCGTTGATAGGCTCTCCCTTGCTGTTTTTCTTTGAGAATATTCTCGACAGCGG is part of the Peptoclostridium acidaminophilum DSM 3953 genome and encodes:
- a CDS encoding 3-deoxy-7-phosphoheptulonate synthase, producing MSFKYIAKIPTADEIKAMIPLESKLAQIKAGRDARIKKIFTGESDKFLLVIGPCSADVDDTVCEYVLKLAEIQEKVADKIVIVPRIYTNKPRTTGEGYKGMMHQPDLSEEPNVLEGIKAIRKLHIRIMSETGLSGADEMLYPNNDPYVCDLLSYVAVGARSVENQQHRITASGLDIPVGMKNPTSGDISVMLNSIQATQMPHRFIYDQHEVETSGNPLSHAILRGAVNQYGKNIPNYHYEDLHHLAEDYAKRGLLNPALVIDTNHANSMKRYEEQPRIAMEVLWSKKNSQTLGKLIKGLMIESYLQDGRQDSLIVPGKSITDACIGWKKTEKLIYQIAEML
- a CDS encoding esterase family protein; translation: MHVEYHEFYSFKLNRMMEFKSYGHAGKPMIVFPSSGGRFFEYEDFDMIEACAPFIDKGLIRVYTPDSIDNETWFNDAAWAGDRARRHNAYDSYIIEELVPFIREHAAYSGPMIATGCSMGAYHSANFYFRHPDVFDTVIALSGIYDARYFVGESLGDTDVYLNSPVDYLFNMTDHRYLEAYGRGNIIICTGQGDWEEDSVRDTRALEAVLSAKGIPAWIDYWGHDVNHDWPWWRVQMPYFLGKLHEQRKL
- a CDS encoding ATP-grasp domain-containing protein, with translation MNYVFVSPSFPSNFKYFAMRLHDEGVNVLGIGSDHYDSIDPELKGAMTEYYRVDKMEDYDQMLRACAYFTHRHGKIDRIESHNEYWLEQDAKLRTDFNVFGFKTADMENIKFKSRMKEAFKKAGVPVARGKVVKSMEAAMALIAEVGYPVCAKPDNGVGAANTYKLRSDEDLAHFFETKPSTEYIMEEFIEGEIHTFDGLVDREGEPVFMSSFVFDKGVMETVNEDLDMFYYSQREIPEDLKAYGLSALKAFGLRERFFHIEFFRQKDGRLVGLEINVRPPGGLSMDMFNFASDSDLYRQYARLVAGKELEMNTQRAYYCAYVGIKERSNILHSHSVEESLNAYGNITVHHGSIASIFAAAIGDYAFILRSPELEPLKEAARFIMQRD
- a CDS encoding tryptophan-rich sensory protein; this translates as MHYRNSSVIKITTAATFLIMIAVNAMANILPINGVNTGEVSDSYQNLFAPAGLTFSIWGLIYLLLAGYTLYHVGLFRGGESAESRELLRKTGILFSVSSLVNAAWIFSWHYDLIPLSMLLMVALLACLMIINHIIGNASLSTREKFLVRLPFSVYFGWITVATIANATVLLVSLEWNRFGLMEQTWAIIIIAVGMLIGAVTAIRNSDIAYGLVIIWAYIGIYIKHTSESGFSGQYPAVIYTVVACIAMLVVAQVYILFSGKRNYRNRKVSSLNFYSSPGGMRTPNRPKSKKPFLYWTLIVAAAIATYIIYGLGR
- a CDS encoding 3-deoxy-7-phosphoheptulonate synthase, with protein sequence MSFKYIAKVPTADEIKALIPLESKLAQLKAKRDTQIKQIFTGESDKFLLVIGPCSADLDDTVCEYVSRLAEVQEKVKDKIVIVPRIYTNKPRTTGEGYKGMMHQPNLNEEPNVIEGIKAIRNLHIRVIRETGLPGADEMLYPNNYPYVCDLLSYVAVGARSVENQQHRLTASGFDIPAGMKNPTSGDISVMLNSIQATQMPHRFIYDQHEVETSGNPLAHAILRGAVNQYGKNIPNYHYEDLHHLAEDYAKRALLNPALVIDTSHANSMKRYEEQPRIAMEVLWSKMHSPTLNKLIKGLMVESYLHDGRQDDLTVPGKSITDACIGWKKSEKLIYDIAEML
- a CDS encoding amino acid permease is translated as MKNNTVNNKTQAKGLKTLEGVYVPTLLTILGVIMYLRLGWIVGNVGLWGTLLIIALAHVITFSTSLSMSSMLTNIKIGAGGAYAIITRSLGMEMGGAIGIPLYLSQAISVAFYIAGFSEVWVTFFPEHPMYIVGIATWAVLTALSIASARLAFRVQYFILGAVALSIVSFLTGPSLNPGPMVLTGTMEDASFWATFAIFFPAVTGILTGATMSGDLEDPRRSIIQGTLAAVITGLVAYVLLAVWFARQAPGELLLADTLIILKLARVKVLIVAGIMGAVLSSALSTLVSAPRTLAALAENRIIPLSRIFSKKNSKGEPINAIVFSSVISLGVILMGSLDSLAQLLTMFFMTTYLMINLVVLIEQGTGIISFRPTMAMSIFVPIIGTIGCLLVMLLINPMFTGVTLAIVTGIYSLLKRKNLTSPWGDVRGSIFVAITEWAAQKIMRTPYHPRLWKPAVAVPVESPEDFRRISRFIRNLLYSSGRLYYMTVYPEAKMDEKRRQQIDEALEPLREEGLFVQKILVRSNEFRTMLVQALQCLENNFLPPNAVLLTVSEDAEKRVRMKELLEALRQIKISVMCLWLHPKYNLGSERIINIWLRDRSPNNDLAVLSAIKMVGNLGAELRLCRVVGHKSHIEKAEEELAKFIEEARLPGNTQIKVFTGDFYRHIEEERADLSIVGMPTKYEHMIRMIDLAPGSLLFVASGGLESLLA